The following are from one region of the Isoalcanivorax indicus genome:
- a CDS encoding hydantoinase B/oxoprolinase family protein gives MNPVQLSIFANRLSGICDEMGALLRRCAFSPNIKDRLDFSCAIFDADGELCAQAAHIPVHLGSMAYAMRDLVAGRDWQPGSLLVVNDPYLGGTHLPDVTVVAPVFHEGEVAPVAFAVTRAHHANIGANAPGSMPVSRHLDEEGVVIAPQWLRREGRWTMSLVRTLVGDASLAAPEQSPRFGDFVAQASACEAGARWLGSLLSERGLSWFVDGVSALNAYGERLTGQLLAALPDGDYRFTDYLDDDGQGTRDIPVAVHIAVRGDRAHVDFCGTGEQVAGNINCPLSVAAAAVYYCFRCLLPASVPACAGLFRPITLSAPEGSLVNARRPAAVAAGNVETSSRIVDAVLGALAPALPDRIPAASHGSMNNLAMGARAADGQGEWDYYETMGGGMGASARGAGLSGVQTHMTNTLNTPIESLEQHYPLRVWRYALRTGSGGAGQHRGGDGLVRELEFLAPAQVTLLTERRTHAPWGLAGGASGTPGENVLNGTRLPGKTTFAARPGDRLEVASPGGGGWGAESALEPNSFSD, from the coding sequence ATGAACCCAGTCCAGCTTTCCATATTCGCCAATCGCCTGTCGGGGATCTGTGATGAGATGGGCGCGCTGCTGCGCCGCTGTGCCTTCTCGCCCAATATCAAGGACCGCCTGGATTTCTCCTGCGCGATCTTCGATGCCGACGGCGAGCTGTGCGCCCAGGCCGCACACATTCCGGTGCATCTGGGCAGCATGGCCTATGCCATGCGCGATCTGGTGGCCGGGCGCGACTGGCAACCGGGCAGTCTGCTGGTGGTCAACGACCCTTATCTGGGCGGCACCCACCTGCCGGATGTGACGGTGGTGGCGCCCGTGTTCCATGAGGGCGAGGTGGCGCCGGTGGCGTTCGCCGTAACCCGTGCCCACCATGCGAATATCGGTGCCAATGCCCCCGGATCGATGCCGGTCTCCCGGCATCTGGACGAAGAGGGCGTGGTGATCGCCCCGCAATGGTTGCGCCGTGAAGGCCGCTGGACCATGTCGCTGGTGCGCACCCTGGTGGGCGACGCCTCCCTCGCCGCGCCGGAGCAGTCGCCGCGCTTCGGTGATTTTGTGGCCCAGGCCAGCGCCTGCGAAGCCGGTGCCCGCTGGCTGGGCAGTCTGCTGAGCGAACGCGGGTTGAGCTGGTTCGTTGATGGCGTCAGCGCACTGAATGCCTATGGGGAGCGCCTGACCGGGCAACTGCTGGCGGCATTGCCCGACGGCGATTACCGCTTTACCGACTACCTCGATGACGATGGCCAGGGCACCCGGGATATTCCCGTCGCCGTGCATATCGCCGTGCGTGGCGACCGCGCCCATGTGGATTTCTGCGGCACCGGCGAACAGGTGGCAGGCAATATCAATTGCCCGCTCTCGGTGGCCGCCGCTGCCGTCTATTACTGCTTCCGGTGTCTGCTGCCCGCCTCGGTACCTGCCTGTGCCGGGCTGTTTCGACCCATCACCCTGAGTGCGCCCGAGGGCAGCCTGGTGAATGCCCGTCGCCCGGCAGCAGTGGCCGCCGGCAATGTAGAGACCAGTTCGCGCATCGTGGATGCCGTGCTGGGGGCGCTGGCGCCCGCCCTGCCGGATCGCATTCCCGCTGCCAGCCACGGCAGCATGAACAATCTGGCCATGGGGGCTCGCGCTGCAGACGGGCAGGGCGAATGGGATTATTACGAGACCATGGGCGGCGGCATGGGCGCTTCGGCCCGGGGAGCGGGGCTGAGTGGTGTGCAGACGCACATGACCAACACGCTGAACACCCCGATCGAGAGTCTGGAGCAGCATTATCCACTGCGGGTCTGGCGCTATGCCTTGCGCACAGGCAGTGGCGGGGCGGGTCAGCACCGGGGCGGCGATGGCCTGGTGCGTGAGCTGGAATTTCTGGCGCCGGCGCAGGTGACCTTGCTGACAGAGCGGCGAACCCACGCGCCGTGGGGGCTGGCCGGGGGGGCGTCGGGGACACCCGGGGAGAATGTGCTTAATGGCACCCGCTTGCCGGGCAAGACCACGTTTGCGGCCCGGCCGGGCGACCGGCTTGAGGTGGCCTCGCCGGGAGGCGGTGGCTGGGGGGCAGAATCCGCCCTTGAACCCAATTCATTTTCTGATTGA
- a CDS encoding aspartate aminotransferase family protein, with protein MNDNYLMPTYARQPLSFTRGEGVWLYDSDGRAWLDGVSGIAVCNLGHCHPAVSRALARQAETLVHTSNLYRIDAQARLAEALCELAGMDKAFFCNSGAEANEAAIKIARLYGHRRGIDVPTIVVLESAFHGRTMATLTATGNVKAQQGFEPLVAGFVRAPWNDVEAIRALAATHNNIVAVLVEPVQGEGGVRVPSADFLPQLRALCDEQDWLLMLDEVQTGNGRTGRYFACNHSGVTPDVLTTAKGLGNGFPIGACLAAGKAVDVFGPGNHGSTYGGNPLGCTTALAVVETLRDEVIPGVTRKGEALVAGLRDALKDLPLVREIRGQGLIVGIELDRDCGEIVALARDNGLLVNVTAGRVVRLLPPLIISEAELATLIERTSAAIKAFARQQEAA; from the coding sequence ATGAACGACAATTATCTGATGCCGACCTATGCGCGGCAGCCACTGAGTTTCACCCGGGGCGAAGGCGTCTGGCTGTACGACAGCGACGGTCGTGCCTGGCTGGACGGCGTCTCCGGCATTGCCGTGTGCAATCTGGGCCACTGCCATCCGGCGGTGAGCCGTGCCCTGGCACGCCAGGCCGAAACCCTGGTGCATACCTCGAACCTGTATCGCATCGACGCCCAGGCGCGTCTGGCGGAAGCGCTGTGCGAACTGGCCGGCATGGACAAGGCGTTCTTCTGTAATTCCGGCGCCGAGGCCAACGAAGCCGCGATCAAGATCGCGCGGCTGTATGGTCATCGGCGCGGCATTGATGTGCCGACCATCGTCGTGTTGGAGAGCGCCTTCCACGGCCGTACCATGGCGACCCTGACCGCCACCGGCAACGTCAAGGCGCAGCAGGGCTTCGAACCACTGGTGGCAGGCTTTGTGCGCGCGCCGTGGAATGACGTCGAGGCCATTCGTGCGCTGGCCGCAACCCACAACAATATTGTGGCCGTGCTGGTCGAGCCGGTGCAGGGCGAAGGCGGCGTACGGGTACCCTCAGCCGACTTCCTGCCGCAACTGCGGGCTCTGTGCGACGAGCAGGACTGGCTGCTGATGCTGGACGAAGTGCAGACCGGCAACGGCCGTACCGGCCGTTACTTTGCCTGCAACCATAGCGGCGTCACGCCGGACGTGCTGACCACCGCCAAAGGCCTGGGCAACGGTTTTCCGATTGGCGCGTGCCTGGCCGCGGGCAAGGCCGTCGATGTGTTCGGCCCCGGCAACCACGGCAGCACCTACGGCGGCAACCCGCTTGGTTGCACCACGGCCCTGGCGGTGGTGGAAACCCTGCGCGATGAAGTCATCCCCGGTGTGACGCGTAAAGGCGAGGCACTGGTAGCGGGCCTGCGCGATGCGCTGAAAGACCTGCCGCTGGTGCGCGAGATTCGCGGCCAGGGGCTGATTGTCGGCATCGAACTGGACCGCGACTGCGGTGAAATCGTGGCGCTGGCCCGCGACAACGGCTTGCTGGTGAATGTCACCGCAGGGCGGGTGGTGCGGCTGCTGCCGCCGCTGATCATCAGCGAGGCCGAACTGGCAACACTGATCGAACGGACAAGCGCCGCCATCAAGGCGTTTGCCCGGCAACAGGAGGCCGCATGA
- the argF gene encoding ornithine carbamoyltransferase, with protein sequence MSVRHFLTLRDLSRDELGYVIQRAIELKTMLRNGQRHMPFVGKTLGMIFEKSSTRTRVSFEVGMNQFGGASIFLSPRDTQLGRGEPIEDSARVLSRMVDAVMIRTFAHETVETFAAHSSVPVINALTDDFHPCQLLADVQTFVEHRGSIQGKRVVWVGDGNNMCNSYINAARQFDFELVICAPEGFDPRADLVQENSDRVRIERAPQKAVEGAHLVVTDVWASMGQEEEQAQREAAFREYQVSPALMDRADSQALFMHCLPAHRGEEISHDMLDDPRAVVWDEAENRLHAQKALLEFLL encoded by the coding sequence ATGAGCGTGCGCCATTTTCTGACCCTGCGTGACCTGTCCCGCGACGAGCTGGGCTATGTCATTCAGCGGGCCATCGAACTCAAGACCATGCTGCGCAATGGCCAGCGGCACATGCCCTTCGTCGGCAAGACGCTGGGCATGATTTTCGAGAAATCCTCGACCCGCACACGGGTATCGTTCGAGGTCGGCATGAACCAGTTCGGCGGCGCCAGTATCTTTCTGTCACCGCGTGACACCCAGCTGGGGCGCGGTGAACCTATCGAGGATTCCGCGCGTGTACTGTCGCGCATGGTGGACGCGGTGATGATTCGCACCTTTGCCCATGAGACCGTGGAAACCTTTGCCGCGCATTCCTCCGTACCGGTCATCAACGCCCTGACCGACGACTTTCACCCCTGCCAGTTGCTGGCCGATGTGCAAACGTTCGTAGAACATCGCGGCAGCATTCAGGGCAAGCGTGTGGTCTGGGTCGGCGACGGCAACAACATGTGCAATTCCTACATCAATGCGGCGCGCCAGTTCGATTTCGAGCTGGTCATCTGCGCACCGGAGGGTTTCGATCCCCGCGCTGATCTGGTGCAGGAAAACAGTGACCGGGTGCGTATCGAGCGCGCCCCGCAGAAAGCCGTGGAAGGCGCCCATCTGGTGGTCACCGATGTCTGGGCCTCCATGGGCCAGGAAGAAGAGCAGGCCCAGCGTGAAGCCGCTTTCCGCGAGTACCAGGTCAGCCCGGCTCTGATGGACCGCGCCGATTCGCAGGCGCTGTTCATGCACTGCCTGCCCGCACACCGCGGTGAGGAAATCAGCCACGACATGCTGGATGATCCCCGTGCCGTGGTCTGGGACGAAGCAGAAAACCGCCTGCATGCGCAGAAAGCGCTGCTGGAATTCCTGCTCTGA
- a CDS encoding ABC transporter ATP-binding protein: MSEPLLSLNKIGCHYDDNEVVRRVSFTLQAGQIACLLGPSGCGKTTTLRAIAGLEALTSGRIHIKGREASRPGWQLPPEKRGLGMVFQDHALFPHLSIGENVAFALRRERRDARRQRVAECLEMVRLSGMEQRYPHELSGGQQQRVALARALAPRPPLILLDEPFASLDLDLRRQLNQEVRDILLHEGITGVIVTHDQEEAFAIATHVGIMRDGELIQWDSPYNIYHSPITRFVAEFAGSGAFLDGTVLPDDRVATAAGELRSHRPLGYPPGSPVTVLLRPEDVVVDDQGPLRTSVIHRVFTGPNILYRLALENGEQLTCLTGSHEDMPVGAALPVRIAAKHLVLFPG; the protein is encoded by the coding sequence ATGTCTGAGCCGCTGCTGAGCCTGAACAAGATCGGCTGCCATTACGACGACAACGAAGTCGTGCGCCGTGTCAGCTTTACCCTGCAGGCAGGGCAGATTGCCTGTCTGCTGGGCCCCTCCGGCTGCGGCAAGACCACCACCCTGCGCGCCATCGCGGGGCTTGAAGCACTCACCAGCGGCCGCATCCATATCAAGGGCCGCGAGGCTTCACGCCCCGGCTGGCAGTTGCCGCCGGAAAAGCGCGGCCTGGGCATGGTGTTTCAGGATCATGCACTGTTCCCGCATCTGAGCATTGGCGAGAACGTCGCCTTTGCCCTGCGCCGGGAACGCCGCGATGCGCGCCGCCAGCGCGTGGCCGAGTGCCTGGAGATGGTACGCCTGAGCGGCATGGAACAGCGCTACCCGCACGAGCTGTCCGGCGGCCAGCAACAACGCGTCGCACTGGCTCGCGCCCTGGCGCCTCGCCCTCCGTTGATCCTGCTGGACGAGCCCTTTGCCAGTCTGGATCTGGACCTGCGCCGCCAACTCAATCAGGAAGTGCGCGATATTCTGCTGCATGAAGGCATCACCGGCGTGATCGTGACCCATGATCAGGAAGAGGCCTTCGCCATCGCCACCCATGTGGGCATCATGCGCGACGGCGAACTGATCCAGTGGGACAGCCCTTACAATATCTACCATTCCCCCATTACGCGTTTCGTGGCGGAATTTGCCGGTTCCGGCGCGTTTCTGGATGGTACCGTGCTGCCGGACGACAGGGTGGCCACCGCGGCCGGTGAGCTGCGCAGCCATCGCCCACTCGGCTACCCGCCCGGCTCACCGGTCACCGTGTTGCTGCGCCCCGAAGATGTGGTGGTGGATGATCAGGGACCGCTGCGCACGTCGGTGATTCACCGCGTCTTTACCGGCCCCAACATCCTGTATCGGCTGGCCCTGGAAAATGGCGAGCAACTGACCTGTCTGACGGGCAGCCACGAGGACATGCCGGTCGGTGCGGCCCTGCCGGTACGCATTGCGGCCAAGCATCTGGTGCTCTTTCCCGGCTGA
- a CDS encoding GGDEF domain-containing protein — protein sequence MIQDMNKARSLALDDQRLARRHSLTAIAISLLHTMICLFYFQGGYFVVSGAVLALLFAGIWAGNLLLASWVVSGQSADYRDPSVSLPWNLWLTLGFLASAWCMNEFRISVLMLFFAAMLLASFRQSLPGLLALSSVGMFGYLLVVILAWQARSLSMNLTLELLQWLIFCMTATSLVVTGVGINALRTSLTAKNRQLSDALTQVRDMAIRDELTGLFNRRHIMEVLNQQQALADSGDYTFSLCFVDLDHFKRINDRFGHAAGDQVLRRFAALSERCLREADYTGRLGGEEFVLVLTQSDLDNAVLVAERLRRAVANEDFSDLDDALSASISIGIAQYLPGELLAATLARADRCLYQAKLAGRDQVVTEKLLEHPERVLAPE from the coding sequence ATGATCCAGGACATGAACAAGGCACGTTCGCTGGCGCTGGATGACCAGCGGTTGGCGCGTCGCCACAGCCTCACCGCCATCGCCATCAGCCTGCTGCACACCATGATCTGCCTGTTCTATTTCCAGGGGGGCTACTTCGTCGTGTCGGGGGCCGTGCTGGCCTTGCTGTTTGCCGGTATCTGGGCCGGTAACCTGCTGCTGGCCAGCTGGGTGGTGAGTGGCCAGAGCGCCGACTACCGTGACCCCAGCGTGTCGCTGCCCTGGAACCTGTGGCTGACACTGGGCTTTCTGGCCAGCGCCTGGTGCATGAACGAGTTCCGTATCAGTGTGCTGATGCTGTTCTTTGCCGCCATGCTGCTGGCGTCGTTCCGGCAATCCTTGCCGGGCCTGCTGGCATTGAGCAGCGTCGGCATGTTCGGTTATCTGCTGGTGGTGATTCTGGCCTGGCAGGCGCGCAGCCTCAGCATGAACCTGACGCTGGAGCTGCTGCAGTGGCTGATTTTCTGTATGACGGCCACCAGCCTGGTGGTGACGGGTGTGGGCATCAATGCCTTGCGCACCAGCCTGACCGCCAAGAACCGCCAGCTCAGCGATGCGCTGACCCAGGTGCGTGACATGGCGATCCGCGACGAACTCACCGGCCTGTTCAATCGCCGCCACATCATGGAAGTCTTGAACCAGCAGCAGGCACTGGCCGATTCCGGTGACTACACCTTCTCCCTGTGCTTCGTCGACCTGGATCATTTCAAGCGCATCAACGACCGCTTCGGGCACGCGGCCGGTGATCAGGTGCTGCGTCGCTTTGCCGCCTTGTCCGAGCGCTGCCTGCGCGAGGCGGATTATACCGGGCGCCTGGGTGGCGAGGAATTTGTGCTGGTGCTCACCCAGAGCGATCTCGATAACGCCGTGCTGGTGGCGGAACGTCTGCGACGCGCGGTGGCGAATGAGGACTTCAGCGATCTGGATGATGCACTGAGTGCATCCATCTCCATCGGCATCGCCCAGTACCTGCCGGGCGAGTTGCTGGCTGCCACCCTGGCGCGGGCGGATCGTTGTCTGTATCAGGCAAAGCTGGCGGGGCGCGATCAGGTCGTGACTGAGAAACTGCTGGAGCATCCCGAACGTGTTCTGGCACCAGAATGA
- a CDS encoding GGDEF domain-containing protein — protein sequence MQGWLITGEADAHQGRILQRVLFATLAGGSAHTIVCWIAAQLDFFRGGGDAFMQLFAWIWSGHLLLIGLTLLGFNRLFRDPSLTLPLLWWSTSVLLVSAWYVDHIRLCVMLLFFAILQMGVFRCRSRELVLLGGVCVLTYLGIVVSLWHWYPEAVDLTGELIQWATFALMTMAMIILSDEISAIRIKLRERNHELGQIVDRIQSLAIRDELTGLYNRRYAMERLAKIREMAERGAFGVVVAYADLDHFKQINDRHGHSLGDEVLREFARQARSLLSGRDFCARFGGEEFLLVLVKTDLQRAREVLEQLRHTLAHTRFEQAPDLHATVSIGLAVCHPGEPLEDWLARADAALYHAKGLGRNRVVVGEGDA from the coding sequence ATGCAGGGATGGTTAATAACAGGTGAGGCGGATGCGCATCAGGGACGCATCCTTCAGCGGGTATTGTTTGCCACGCTGGCGGGGGGCTCGGCGCATACCATCGTGTGCTGGATTGCAGCGCAGCTGGATTTCTTTCGCGGCGGTGGCGACGCCTTCATGCAGTTGTTTGCCTGGATATGGTCCGGGCACCTGCTACTGATCGGTCTGACACTGCTCGGCTTCAATCGTCTGTTCCGCGACCCGTCGCTGACATTGCCACTGCTGTGGTGGTCTACGTCCGTCCTGCTGGTGTCGGCCTGGTACGTCGATCATATCCGCCTGTGTGTGATGTTGCTGTTCTTCGCCATATTGCAGATGGGCGTGTTTCGCTGCCGCAGCCGCGAGCTGGTTCTGTTGGGCGGTGTGTGCGTGCTCACCTATCTGGGCATCGTCGTGTCCCTGTGGCACTGGTACCCCGAAGCGGTGGATCTGACCGGCGAGCTGATCCAGTGGGCCACCTTTGCCCTGATGACGATGGCCATGATCATCCTGTCGGATGAAATTTCCGCCATTCGCATCAAGCTGCGCGAGCGCAACCACGAGTTGGGTCAGATCGTGGATCGCATCCAGAGCCTGGCCATTCGCGACGAACTGACCGGCCTGTATAACCGCCGTTATGCCATGGAGCGTCTTGCCAAGATTCGTGAGATGGCCGAACGCGGCGCCTTCGGCGTGGTGGTGGCCTATGCCGACCTGGACCATTTCAAGCAGATCAATGATCGCCACGGGCACAGCCTGGGCGACGAGGTGCTGCGGGAATTTGCCCGCCAGGCGCGCAGCCTGCTGAGTGGACGGGACTTCTGTGCCCGCTTTGGTGGCGAGGAGTTCCTGCTGGTGCTGGTGAAGACCGACCTGCAGCGCGCCCGTGAAGTGCTGGAGCAGCTGCGCCATACCCTGGCCCACACGCGTTTCGAGCAGGCGCCCGACCTGCATGCCACGGTGTCCATCGGGCTGGCCGTCTGCCATCCCGGCGAGCCGCTGGAAGACTGGCTGGCGCGGGCGGATGCTGCGCTGTACCACGCCAAGGGGCTCGGCCGGAACCGGGTGGTGGTCGGGGAGGGCGACGCATGA